The Brachybacterium huguangmaarense genome contains a region encoding:
- a CDS encoding GNAT family N-acetyltransferase, whose translation MNEGARIREATPADAASMVEVIEAAYRGDGGWTTESHLVAGARTSVADVEQYIADTEHVVLVAEAPASSDDHAAASAGTPARAARIIGCCYVRLPQGDDLAEFGLFAVDPRIQGGGIGSRLLEAAETRVRAAGAEQLMIQVLQTRPELRAWYERRRFVPTGTVLPFPGVGLRVEGLGMDELVKRLA comes from the coding sequence GTGAACGAGGGTGCCCGGATCCGGGAGGCGACGCCTGCCGACGCGGCTTCGATGGTCGAGGTCATCGAGGCCGCCTACCGCGGCGACGGGGGCTGGACCACCGAGTCGCACCTGGTCGCCGGTGCCCGCACCTCCGTCGCCGACGTCGAGCAGTACATCGCCGACACCGAGCATGTCGTGCTCGTGGCGGAGGCCCCGGCGTCCTCCGACGACCACGCGGCGGCGAGCGCCGGGACGCCTGCACGCGCCGCCCGGATCATCGGCTGCTGCTACGTGCGTCTGCCCCAGGGCGACGACCTCGCGGAGTTCGGCCTGTTCGCGGTCGACCCCCGCATCCAGGGCGGCGGCATCGGCTCGCGCCTGCTCGAGGCCGCCGAGACCCGCGTGCGTGCGGCCGGGGCCGAGCAGCTCATGATCCAGGTGCTGCAGACGCGGCCGGAGCTGCGCGCGTGGTACGAGCGCCGCCGCTTCGTGCCCACGGGCACCGTGCTGCCGTTCCCCGGCGTCGGCCTGCGCGTCGAGGGGCTCGGCATGGACGAGCTCGTCAAACGCCTGGCCTGA
- a CDS encoding aldo/keto reductase produces MSIEPYTPAEDRYDKAEFRRVGRSGLVLPPISLGFWQNFGDERDLADLRAIVRRAFDLGVTHFDLANNYGPPPGSAEANLGTILRADLSAHRDELIISSKAGYTMWPGPYGDHGSRKYLLASLDQSLERLGLDYVDIFYHHREDPETPLEETMGALAQAVRSGRALYAGISNYSPERTREAARILADLGTPLLIHQPSYSLFNRHVEAGLLEVLEDIGAGAAVFSPLQQGLLTDRYLDGVPTGSRATQGRFLTVDQATDETYLERARGLNAIAQERGQTLAQMALAWVLRHDTVTTALVGASSVAQLEANIAGRENLEFGDDELTAIDELAIDGTGR; encoded by the coding sequence ATGAGCATCGAGCCCTACACGCCCGCCGAGGACCGCTACGACAAGGCCGAGTTCCGGCGCGTGGGACGGTCGGGGCTGGTGCTGCCGCCGATCTCGCTCGGCTTCTGGCAGAACTTCGGCGACGAGCGCGACCTGGCCGACCTGCGCGCGATCGTGCGGCGGGCGTTCGACCTGGGAGTGACCCACTTCGACCTCGCCAACAACTACGGGCCGCCTCCCGGGAGCGCGGAGGCGAACCTCGGCACGATTCTGCGGGCGGACCTCTCCGCCCACCGCGACGAGCTGATCATCTCCTCCAAGGCCGGCTACACCATGTGGCCGGGCCCGTACGGCGACCACGGCTCGCGCAAGTATCTGCTGGCCTCCCTGGACCAGTCGCTCGAGCGGCTCGGACTCGACTACGTCGACATCTTCTACCACCACCGCGAGGACCCGGAGACGCCGCTCGAGGAGACCATGGGCGCGCTCGCCCAGGCGGTCCGCTCGGGCCGCGCCCTGTACGCGGGCATCTCGAACTACTCCCCCGAGCGGACACGCGAGGCCGCCCGGATCCTCGCCGACCTCGGCACCCCGCTGCTGATCCATCAGCCCTCGTACTCCCTGTTCAACCGGCACGTCGAGGCCGGCCTGCTCGAGGTGCTCGAGGACATCGGCGCCGGCGCGGCGGTGTTCTCGCCGCTCCAGCAGGGACTGCTGACCGACCGCTACCTCGACGGCGTCCCGACGGGCTCGCGCGCCACGCAGGGGCGGTTCCTCACGGTCGACCAGGCCACCGACGAGACCTACCTCGAGCGGGCGCGCGGCCTGAACGCGATCGCCCAGGAGCGCGGACAGACGCTCGCCCAGATGGCGCTCGCGTGGGTGCTCCGGCACGACACCGTGACCACGGCGCTCGTGGGGGCCTCGAGCGTCGCCCAGCTCGAGGCGAACATCGCGGGCCGGGAGAACCTCGAGTTCGGCGACGACGAGCTCACCGCGATCGACGAGCTCGCGATCGACGGCACCGGCCGGTAG
- a CDS encoding amino acid ABC transporter ATP-binding protein: MTDPRPLIEIEGLHKAFGDLHVLRGDDLVVREGEVTVLIGPSGSGKSTLLRCINQLEEPTAGRVRIDGVTQGYAEQPLADGRWQRLSPRQIAAQRARIGMVFQRFNLFPHLTALGNVTEAPVQVLGRPRARAEATARELLERVGLADRADHYPSELSGGQQQRVAIARALAMEPELMLFDEPTSALDPELVAEVLAVLKDLAEGGMTMVVVTHEMGFAREVADQVVFMADGRILEHGTPEQVIDHPRSERLKGFLDSVL, encoded by the coding sequence ATGACCGACCCGCGACCGCTCATCGAGATCGAGGGCCTCCACAAGGCCTTCGGCGACCTGCACGTGCTGCGGGGCGACGACCTCGTGGTCCGCGAGGGCGAGGTGACCGTGCTGATCGGGCCGTCCGGCTCGGGCAAGTCCACCCTGCTGCGCTGCATCAACCAGCTCGAGGAGCCGACCGCCGGTCGCGTGCGCATCGACGGCGTCACCCAGGGGTACGCGGAGCAGCCCCTGGCCGACGGCCGCTGGCAGCGGCTGTCGCCCCGGCAGATCGCGGCCCAGCGGGCGCGGATCGGCATGGTCTTCCAGCGCTTCAACCTGTTCCCGCATCTCACGGCGCTCGGCAATGTGACCGAGGCGCCCGTCCAGGTGCTCGGCCGACCGCGCGCGCGTGCGGAGGCCACGGCGCGCGAGCTGCTCGAGCGGGTGGGCCTGGCCGACCGCGCCGACCACTACCCCTCCGAGCTCTCGGGCGGTCAGCAGCAGCGCGTCGCGATCGCCCGCGCCCTCGCGATGGAGCCCGAGCTCATGCTGTTCGACGAGCCCACGAGCGCGCTCGACCCCGAGCTCGTCGCCGAGGTGCTGGCCGTGCTCAAGGACCTGGCCGAGGGCGGGATGACGATGGTCGTCGTGACGCACGAGATGGGCTTCGCGCGCGAGGTCGCCGACCAGGTCGTCTTCATGGCCGACGGCCGGATCCTCGAGCACGGCACCCCCGAGCAGGTGATCGACCACCCCCGCTCCGAGCGGCTCAAGGGCTTCCTCGACTCCGTGCTGTGA
- a CDS encoding amino acid ABC transporter permease yields MIPGRIHAKASPRPGTWISAVIVALLVLALLRFLIVNPVLQWDTVATYLFDVKVVQGVGWTLLITVASMLLGTAVALTAAIMRRSDNPVLRGVSWAYIFVFRGTPVYTQLVFWGLFTVILPRVVVGVPRGPELFSFSTRDLFPALAAAIVGLGLNEGAYLAEIIRSGLNSADRGQTEAARALGMGDGRILRRIIVPQAMRVIIPPLGNETIGMLKTTSLVLAVPFTLDLTFATNAIANKLFTPVPLLIVAALWYLAITSLLMVGQHYLERYFGRGFDDRAAARGRRASRQAAVNRAGTTPQDALPEVEL; encoded by the coding sequence ATGATCCCCGGCCGCATCCACGCCAAGGCCAGCCCGCGTCCGGGCACCTGGATCAGCGCCGTCATCGTGGCCCTGCTCGTGCTCGCGCTGCTACGGTTCCTGATCGTGAACCCGGTGCTCCAGTGGGACACCGTGGCGACCTACCTGTTCGACGTCAAGGTCGTCCAGGGCGTCGGCTGGACGCTGCTCATCACGGTCGCCTCGATGCTGCTGGGCACCGCGGTCGCCCTGACCGCCGCGATCATGCGCCGCAGCGACAACCCGGTGCTGCGCGGCGTCTCGTGGGCGTACATCTTCGTCTTCCGCGGCACTCCCGTGTACACCCAGCTCGTCTTCTGGGGCCTGTTCACGGTGATCCTGCCGCGCGTCGTCGTCGGCGTGCCCAGGGGGCCCGAGCTGTTCTCGTTCTCGACGCGCGACCTGTTCCCCGCGCTCGCCGCCGCGATCGTCGGGCTCGGCCTCAACGAGGGCGCCTACCTCGCCGAGATCATCCGCTCGGGCCTGAACTCGGCGGACCGCGGCCAGACCGAGGCGGCCCGCGCGCTCGGCATGGGCGACGGCCGCATCCTGCGGCGCATCATCGTGCCCCAGGCGATGCGCGTGATCATCCCCCCGCTCGGCAACGAGACCATCGGCATGCTCAAGACCACCTCGCTCGTGCTGGCCGTGCCCTTCACCCTCGACCTCACGTTCGCGACCAACGCGATCGCCAACAAGCTGTTCACCCCGGTGCCGCTCCTGATCGTCGCCGCCCTCTGGTACCTCGCGATCACGAGCCTGCTCATGGTCGGCCAGCATTATCTCGAGCGCTACTTCGGCCGCGGCTTCGACGACCGCGCCGCCGCCCGCGGCCGCCGCGCCTCCCGCCAGGCGGCCGTCAACCGCGCCGGGACCACTCCCCAGGACGCTCTCCCGGAGGTGGAGCTGTGA
- a CDS encoding ABC transporter substrate-binding protein, protein MLVRHPRRRALLRSVPLAVGALALGPALTSCTHASERLDAETDAIPEVDLSGVSAVEEIAALVPAAIRDRGELVNGAALNYAPGEFLAGDGTPVGYDMDILAAIGAVLGLSTRTESAVFAQIIPSIGTKYDVGISSFTVDPERLETVSMVTYFRAGMSYAVKTGNPYGIDPQDLCGTRAAHQVGTYMDDVVAERDQACRAAGRRGVTDLPYTGNADAATAVAGGKADLLLADSPVIAYAVDRSRGELEQVGGIEDSALNGIVVAKDQPDLARALQAAVQHLIDSGALREILAAWGNESGMIDTSEVDPSS, encoded by the coding sequence GTGCTTGTTCGTCATCCCCGCCGTCGCGCTCTCCTGCGATCGGTCCCTCTCGCCGTCGGCGCCCTCGCGCTCGGGCCCGCCCTGACCTCGTGCACCCATGCCTCTGAGCGCCTGGACGCCGAGACCGACGCGATCCCCGAGGTCGACCTCTCGGGCGTGAGCGCCGTCGAGGAGATCGCCGCCCTCGTCCCCGCCGCCATCCGCGACAGGGGAGAGCTCGTCAACGGCGCGGCCCTCAACTACGCCCCGGGGGAGTTCCTGGCGGGGGACGGCACGCCCGTCGGCTACGACATGGACATCCTGGCGGCGATCGGCGCGGTGCTGGGCCTGTCCACCCGCACGGAGTCCGCGGTCTTCGCCCAGATCATCCCGTCGATCGGCACCAAGTACGACGTCGGGATCTCGAGCTTCACCGTCGACCCCGAGCGCCTCGAGACCGTCTCGATGGTCACCTACTTCCGCGCCGGCATGTCCTACGCCGTCAAGACCGGCAACCCCTACGGGATCGACCCCCAGGACCTGTGCGGCACGCGCGCCGCCCATCAGGTCGGCACCTACATGGACGACGTCGTCGCCGAACGCGACCAGGCCTGCCGTGCGGCGGGACGCCGCGGCGTCACCGACCTCCCCTACACCGGCAACGCCGACGCCGCGACCGCGGTCGCGGGCGGCAAGGCGGACCTGCTGCTCGCCGACTCCCCGGTCATCGCGTACGCCGTGGACCGCTCGCGCGGCGAGCTCGAGCAGGTCGGCGGCATCGAGGACTCGGCCCTCAACGGCATCGTCGTGGCCAAGGACCAGCCCGACCTGGCGCGCGCCCTCCAGGCCGCCGTCCAGCACCTCATCGACTCGGGTGCCCTGCGCGAGATCCTCGCCGCGTGGGGCAACGAGTCCGGCATGATCGACACCTCGGAAGTGGACCCCTCCTCGTGA
- a CDS encoding ABC transporter ATP-binding protein, with protein sequence MEAEKSAERGLRPGQSARNFVPSAKRLLREMGPERGYAIGGVVVGIVGVALAVVGPKILGRATDLIFSGLIGKHLPAGTSKSDLIVSLRAQGQTQMADMLSGMDVTPGQGIDFTALHQVLLLAVGLYVAAAVFTWMQGWLLNRIIFRMVYRLRRDIEEKLHRLPLSYFDRMRRGEILSRVTNDIDNIQNTLINTLTGLINAILTLIGVVVMMFTLSWQLTLIALAIIPLALVITGIVGKRSQALFVQQWDATGHVNAEVEEAFSGHELVNVFGRRREVSAAFEKRNREMFRASFGAQFVSSLMMPLMMFVGNLSYVAVAIVGGLKVVSGTMTLGDVQAFIQYSRQFTQPLSTVASMATMLQSGVASAERVFELLDAEEQEPERSAEVSAAAASKIREGRVEFDHVRFSYTPERPLITDLSLVAEPGETVAIVGPTGAGKTTLVNLVMRFYEIDGGAITLDGVDIRELTRTQLRERTGMVLQDTWLFQGTIRENLRYGRLDATDEEVLEAARASHVDDFVRHLPDGYDTVIDDEGSNISAGEKQLLTIARAFLARPSLLILDEATSSVDTRTELLVQTAMNRLREGRTSFVIAHRLSTIRDADLILVMEHGDIVEQGDHEQLLAQGGAYARLYRSQFEGAMADPDAEEEPAAPVPAAAAMMPGA encoded by the coding sequence ATCGAGGCCGAGAAGTCCGCCGAGCGCGGGTTGCGGCCCGGCCAGAGCGCCCGCAACTTCGTCCCCTCGGCCAAGCGCCTGCTGCGCGAGATGGGTCCTGAGCGCGGATACGCGATCGGCGGCGTGGTCGTGGGCATCGTCGGCGTGGCCCTCGCCGTCGTCGGCCCGAAGATCCTGGGCCGTGCCACGGACCTCATCTTCTCGGGCCTGATCGGCAAGCACCTCCCGGCCGGCACGAGCAAGTCCGACCTCATCGTGTCCCTGCGCGCGCAGGGGCAGACCCAGATGGCGGACATGCTCTCGGGCATGGACGTGACGCCCGGCCAGGGCATCGACTTCACGGCGCTGCACCAGGTGCTGTTGCTCGCGGTGGGCCTGTACGTCGCGGCGGCCGTGTTCACGTGGATGCAGGGCTGGCTGCTCAACCGGATCATCTTCCGGATGGTCTACCGCCTGCGCCGCGACATCGAGGAGAAGCTCCACCGCCTCCCGCTGTCCTACTTCGACCGCATGCGGCGCGGCGAGATCCTCTCGCGCGTCACGAACGACATCGACAACATCCAGAACACGCTCATCAACACCCTGACGGGCCTCATCAACGCGATCCTCACCCTGATCGGCGTGGTCGTCATGATGTTCACCCTGTCGTGGCAGCTGACGCTGATCGCGCTCGCCATCATCCCCCTCGCGCTCGTCATCACGGGCATCGTCGGCAAGCGCTCCCAGGCCCTGTTCGTCCAGCAGTGGGACGCGACCGGCCACGTCAACGCCGAGGTCGAGGAGGCCTTCTCGGGTCACGAGCTGGTCAACGTGTTCGGCCGCCGCCGCGAGGTGTCGGCCGCGTTCGAGAAGCGCAACCGGGAGATGTTCCGGGCCTCGTTCGGCGCCCAGTTCGTGTCCTCGCTGATGATGCCGCTCATGATGTTCGTGGGGAACCTGTCGTACGTGGCCGTCGCCATCGTCGGCGGCCTCAAGGTGGTCTCCGGCACCATGACGCTCGGCGACGTGCAGGCCTTCATCCAGTACTCGCGCCAGTTCACGCAGCCGCTGTCGACGGTCGCGTCGATGGCCACCATGCTGCAGTCCGGCGTGGCGAGCGCCGAGCGCGTGTTCGAGCTGCTCGACGCCGAGGAGCAGGAGCCCGAGCGGAGCGCCGAGGTCTCGGCGGCCGCGGCCTCGAAGATCCGTGAGGGCCGGGTCGAGTTCGACCACGTCCGCTTCTCGTACACGCCCGAGCGCCCGCTCATCACCGACCTCTCGCTCGTCGCCGAGCCGGGGGAGACCGTCGCGATCGTCGGGCCGACCGGCGCGGGCAAGACCACGCTCGTCAACCTCGTGATGCGCTTCTACGAGATCGACGGCGGGGCGATCACCCTCGACGGCGTCGACATCCGCGAGCTCACCCGCACCCAGCTGCGCGAGCGCACCGGCATGGTCCTCCAGGACACATGGCTGTTCCAGGGCACGATCCGGGAGAACCTGCGCTACGGGCGGCTCGACGCGACCGACGAGGAGGTGCTCGAGGCCGCCCGCGCGTCCCACGTCGACGACTTCGTGCGCCATCTGCCCGACGGCTACGACACCGTGATCGACGACGAGGGCTCCAACATCTCCGCGGGGGAGAAGCAGCTGCTCACGATCGCGCGGGCCTTCCTGGCCCGGCCGAGCCTGCTGATCCTCGACGAGGCCACCTCGAGCGTGGACACGCGCACCGAGCTGCTCGTGCAGACGGCCATGAACCGGCTGCGTGAGGGCCGCACCTCGTTCGTCATCGCCCACCGCCTCTCGACGATCCGCGACGCGGATCTGATCCTCGTGATGGAGCACGGCGACATCGTCGAGCAGGGCGACCACGAGCAGCTCCTCGCCCAGGGCGGCGCCTATGCGCGGCTGTATCGCTCGCAGTTCGAGGGCGCGATGGCGGATCCCGACGCCGAGGAGGAGCCGGCCGCGCCGGTCCCCGCCGCGGCCGCGATGATGCCGGGCGCCTGA
- a CDS encoding ABC transporter ATP-binding protein: MTLLRLALRSLKPYWAWVVLVVVFQLIGVIASLYLPTLNADIIDDGVAQGDVPTIWRLGAWMLAVSLANIVAVVIANYCAARSSMAVGRDVRSRVFDQVATFSSQELHTFGSASLITRSTNDVQQVQMLVFFSLNMLVQAPITGIGGVVLALRQEAGLAWIIAVMVPVMLVAVGLVILRAAPLFRVMQERIDRINLILREQITGIRVLRAFTREDFERERYEGANELLTDTNRRVGLLMILIQPIVMLMLNASSVLVLWFAAPRVDSGQMQVGSITAFIAYLVQILIAVMMATFMTMMIPRAMVSSERIQAVLDTETTVVVSDQGVTEVQGHGDLAFEHVTFTYPGAETPVLQDIDFSAHAGQTVAIIGGTGAGKTTLLNLVPRLMDVTSGRVVLDGVGVRDLAAQVLWDRIGLVPQKPYLFSGTVASNLRFGRPEATDEELWHALTVAQARDFVAAMPEGLDSAIAQGGSNVSGGQRQRLCIARAIVARPEVYLFDDSFSALDLTTDAKLRAALRPVTRDSLVLIVAQRVSTITQADLILVLEHGRIIAQGTHTELLESSDTYREIVESQGVEEEAA; the protein is encoded by the coding sequence GTGACACTGCTGCGCCTGGCCCTGCGATCCCTCAAGCCCTACTGGGCCTGGGTCGTGCTGGTCGTCGTCTTCCAGCTCATCGGCGTGATCGCGTCGCTGTACCTGCCCACGCTCAACGCCGACATCATCGACGACGGCGTGGCCCAGGGCGATGTGCCCACCATCTGGCGCCTGGGCGCCTGGATGCTCGCGGTGAGCCTGGCCAACATCGTCGCGGTCGTGATCGCGAACTACTGCGCCGCGCGCTCGTCGATGGCGGTGGGCCGCGACGTGCGCTCGCGCGTCTTCGACCAGGTGGCGACCTTCTCCTCGCAGGAGCTGCACACCTTCGGCAGCGCCTCGCTCATCACGCGATCCACGAACGACGTGCAGCAGGTCCAGATGCTCGTCTTCTTCAGCCTCAACATGCTCGTGCAGGCGCCGATCACGGGCATCGGCGGCGTCGTCCTCGCGCTCCGGCAGGAGGCCGGCCTCGCGTGGATCATCGCCGTCATGGTCCCGGTCATGCTCGTCGCCGTCGGCCTCGTGATCCTGCGCGCTGCCCCGCTGTTCCGCGTCATGCAGGAGCGGATCGACCGCATCAACCTGATCCTGCGCGAGCAGATCACGGGCATCCGCGTGCTGCGCGCCTTCACGCGCGAGGACTTCGAGCGCGAGCGGTACGAGGGCGCCAACGAGCTGCTGACCGACACCAACCGCCGCGTCGGGCTGCTCATGATCCTGATCCAGCCGATCGTCATGCTCATGCTGAACGCGTCGAGCGTGCTCGTCCTGTGGTTCGCCGCGCCGCGCGTGGACTCGGGGCAGATGCAGGTCGGCTCCATCACCGCCTTCATCGCCTACCTGGTCCAGATCCTCATCGCCGTCATGATGGCGACCTTCATGACGATGATGATCCCGCGCGCGATGGTCTCCTCCGAGCGCATCCAGGCGGTGCTCGACACCGAGACCACCGTGGTGGTCTCGGACCAGGGTGTCACCGAGGTCCAGGGGCACGGCGACCTCGCCTTCGAGCACGTCACCTTCACCTACCCGGGCGCCGAGACGCCGGTGCTCCAGGACATCGACTTCTCCGCCCACGCCGGGCAGACCGTCGCGATCATCGGCGGCACCGGCGCCGGCAAGACGACGCTGCTCAACCTCGTGCCGCGGCTCATGGACGTCACCTCCGGCCGCGTCGTGCTCGACGGCGTGGGGGTGCGCGACCTCGCCGCCCAGGTGCTGTGGGACCGGATCGGGCTGGTCCCGCAGAAGCCCTACCTGTTCTCCGGGACCGTCGCCTCGAACCTGCGGTTCGGCCGCCCGGAGGCGACCGACGAGGAGCTCTGGCACGCCCTGACCGTCGCGCAGGCGCGCGACTTCGTCGCTGCGATGCCCGAGGGCCTCGACTCCGCGATCGCCCAGGGCGGCTCCAACGTCTCGGGCGGCCAGCGCCAGCGCCTGTGCATCGCCCGTGCGATCGTCGCCCGGCCCGAGGTGTACCTGTTCGACGACTCGTTCAGCGCCCTCGACCTCACGACCGACGCCAAGCTGCGCGCGGCCCTGCGCCCCGTGACCCGGGACTCGCTCGTGCTGATCGTCGCCCAGCGCGTCTCGACCATCACCCAGGCCGATCTGATCCTCGTGCTCGAGCACGGCCGGATCATCGCCCAGGGCACCCACACCGAGCTGCTCGAGAGCAGCGACACCTACCGCGAGATCGTGGAGTCCCAGGGCGTCGAGGAGGAGGCCGCGTGA
- a CDS encoding DUF6318 family protein, which translates to MSRRTQQIIIAVIALALIVSVGAVGLSGVFSSGRDEASDPTDTRAAVDPSDQPDPSPTTAPPAPAEMSQQTAEGAQATLRYLLDTYAYMMATGDTAAWTQGVDPNCQVCVQFIANASQLHDQGGYGVGGEFTVTGTTFDGVGEPPASGTATADFTEAQQLIIDDPSKEPLAQDEIAGRIQAKMVWDGSHWRVGDMSIVDAGSGASDGGGSDAGGAAG; encoded by the coding sequence GTGAGCCGCCGCACCCAGCAGATCATCATCGCCGTCATCGCCCTCGCCCTGATCGTGTCGGTCGGCGCCGTGGGCCTGTCGGGCGTCTTCAGCTCGGGCCGCGACGAGGCGTCCGACCCGACGGACACGCGCGCCGCCGTCGACCCCTCGGACCAGCCCGACCCGAGCCCCACGACGGCGCCGCCCGCACCTGCGGAGATGTCCCAGCAGACGGCCGAGGGGGCGCAGGCCACCCTGCGCTATCTGCTGGACACGTACGCGTACATGATGGCCACGGGCGACACGGCCGCGTGGACGCAGGGCGTGGACCCCAACTGCCAGGTGTGCGTCCAGTTCATCGCCAACGCGAGCCAGCTCCACGACCAGGGCGGCTACGGCGTGGGCGGCGAGTTCACGGTCACGGGCACGACGTTCGACGGCGTCGGGGAGCCGCCCGCCTCCGGGACCGCGACCGCCGACTTCACGGAGGCGCAGCAGCTGATCATCGACGACCCCTCCAAGGAGCCGCTCGCCCAGGACGAGATCGCCGGGCGGATCCAGGCCAAGATGGTGTGGGACGGGAGCCACTGGCGCGTGGGCGACATGTCGATCGTGGACGCGGGGTCCGGCGCCTCGGACGGCGGCGGCTCGGATGCGGGCGGCGCCGCGGGCTGA
- a CDS encoding class I SAM-dependent methyltransferase, with translation MNAQPAPETAPGSVPEPASRPVRTSDPVPATAHGPRADVPPVSRRDRPRFGTRERHRELGAAFAGQGADYDRLRPGYPAAALDAILAAAPAGARDAVDLGAGTGKLSWALVDRHLAVTAVDPSTAMLAAARAARPDADGLATMVGTAEATGLPARSANLVTVAQAWHWFDADAACREIGRVLRPGGILALVWNTLDVQVPWVHRYSRIMHAGDVLKEDFDAPPAPGFRVLGRSMHRWEDPRTTHELIDLARTRSYVITAPAERRERVLANLDWYVHEHLGHAPGSTVGVPYRTDVLVLAPETGAAPTGRTGTGSTDTGEEP, from the coding sequence GTGAACGCCCAGCCCGCACCCGAGACCGCGCCGGGGTCGGTGCCCGAGCCGGCGTCGCGGCCTGTGCGCACGTCCGATCCCGTGCCGGCGACCGCCCACGGTCCGCGGGCCGACGTCCCGCCGGTCTCCCGACGCGACCGCCCGCGGTTCGGCACGCGCGAGCGCCATCGCGAGCTGGGCGCCGCCTTCGCCGGGCAGGGCGCCGACTACGACCGCCTCCGGCCCGGGTATCCCGCCGCGGCGCTCGACGCGATCCTCGCCGCCGCGCCCGCGGGAGCCCGCGACGCCGTGGACCTCGGGGCCGGCACGGGCAAGCTCTCGTGGGCCCTCGTCGACCGGCATCTCGCGGTGACCGCCGTCGACCCGAGCACCGCCATGCTCGCCGCCGCGCGCGCGGCCCGTCCCGACGCCGACGGCCTGGCCACGATGGTCGGCACCGCCGAGGCGACCGGGCTGCCCGCCCGGTCCGCCAACCTGGTCACCGTCGCCCAGGCCTGGCACTGGTTCGACGCGGACGCCGCGTGCCGCGAGATCGGGAGGGTCCTCCGCCCCGGCGGCATCCTCGCCCTCGTGTGGAACACGCTGGACGTGCAGGTGCCGTGGGTGCACCGCTACTCGCGCATCATGCACGCGGGCGACGTGCTCAAGGAGGACTTCGACGCCCCGCCCGCGCCGGGTTTCCGGGTGCTCGGACGCTCGATGCACCGGTGGGAGGACCCGCGCACGACGCACGAGCTCATCGACCTGGCCCGCACCCGCAGCTACGTGATCACGGCGCCCGCCGAGCGTCGCGAGCGCGTGCTCGCGAACCTCGACTGGTACGTGCACGAGCACCTCGGGCACGCGCCCGGCAGCACGGTCGGCGTCCCCTACCGGACCGACGTGCTCGTCCTCGCACCCGAGACGGGGGCGGCCCCCACGGGGAGAACCGGCACAGGGAGCACCGACACAGGGGAGGAGCCGTGA
- a CDS encoding DUF456 domain-containing protein: MTAHGPDLREADLAPDPPEAPVDPVTVDVIATVVAGILFLVGLTGIVVPILPGSITILVTMLIWAIVVGGTSSWIAFAIVAVFSIAGMTASYVMTGRKLKKADVPNWPIVVGVIVGVIGIFVIPFLGLFIGFVVGLYGAEWYRRKDPRLAWESSWLALKTLGLGIVVELGLGFCSAITLGIAATVHFVNL, encoded by the coding sequence GTGACCGCACACGGGCCTGACCTGCGCGAGGCCGACCTCGCTCCCGACCCCCCGGAGGCCCCTGTGGACCCCGTCACCGTGGACGTCATCGCGACCGTCGTCGCCGGCATCCTGTTCCTCGTCGGACTGACCGGCATCGTCGTCCCGATCCTGCCCGGCTCGATCACGATCCTCGTCACCATGCTGATCTGGGCGATCGTCGTGGGCGGCACGAGCTCGTGGATCGCGTTCGCGATCGTCGCGGTGTTCTCGATCGCGGGCATGACCGCGAGCTACGTGATGACCGGTCGCAAGCTCAAGAAGGCCGACGTGCCCAACTGGCCGATCGTCGTCGGCGTGATCGTCGGGGTCATCGGCATCTTCGTGATCCCGTTCCTGGGCCTGTTCATCGGCTTCGTGGTGGGCCTCTACGGTGCCGAGTGGTACCGCCGCAAGGACCCGCGGCTCGCGTGGGAGTCGTCGTGGCTGGCCCTGAAGACCCTCGGCCTCGGCATCGTCGTGGAGCTCGGCCTGGGCTTCTGCTCCGCGATCACCCTGGGGATCGCCGCGACCGTGCATTTCGTGAACCTGTGA